The nucleotide window CTTCCGCTGCGACGGGGCGCTGCTCGCCGCCGGCGACGGGAGGGGCGTCGTCCGCGTCTTCCGCGTCGACAAGCCCACCGCGGGCCCGCTCCGCACCCTCTCCGCCCACGCCGCGCAGACCCGCGTGGTCCGCTACCCGGAGGCCGGCGGCGACAAGGTCCACCTCCTCACCGCCGGCGACGACGCGCTGCTCGCCTACTGGGACGTCCCCTCCGAGACGCCCGTCTTCACCGTCCCCGCCGCCCACCGCGACTACATCCGCGCCGGCGCGCCGTCCCCCGTCGACCACAACCTCTTCGCCACCGGCTCCTACGACCAGAGCGTCAAGCTGTGGGACGCCCGCACGGGGAAGGCCCCCGCTTTGTCCTTATCCCATGGCGCCTCGGTGGAGAGCGTGCTGTTCCTGCCGTCCGGCGGGTTGCTTGCCACGGCTGGAGGCACCACGGTCAAGATTTGGGATGTGATTGGTGGTGGCCGGCTCGTGCACTCGGTGGAGAGCCATGTCAAGACAATCTTCGCGCTCGCGCTCGGGAAGATGGGCGCCACTGGGGAAACTCGGCTGCTTAGCGCAGGGAGTGATGGTTATGTGAAGTGCTTTGATTATGGGGAGCTCAAGATGACACACTCAATGCGGTATCCCAAGGAATTGCTGTCCGTGGCTTGCTCGCCGTGTGGGACGGTGCTTGTTGCCGGGTCTTCAAAGGGTGACATCTTTGTGCGCAGAAGGAAGAAGAATGCAACAGAGGAGGTGGAAGAGGAGGTTGTAAGCAGCGAGTTCGCCTGGACAATGCCCAAGCCAGAGAAGCAGGCGCTCAAGCCGAGCTACTACAGATACTTCCTCCGCGGCCAGAATGAAAAGGCCAAGCAGGGCGACTTCGTGATCTCAAGGCCCAAGAAGGCGAAGTTCGCAGAGCACGACAAGCTGCTGAGGAAGTTCAGGCACAAGGACGCTCTGGTTTCAGCATTAGCCAAGAACAATCCGAGGAGCGTCGTGGCGGTGATGGAGGAGCTGGTCGCGAGGAGGAAGCTGGTGAGATGCATCGGGAATCTGGACGTGGCCGAGCTCGGGCTTCTCCTCGACTTCCTGCATCGCAACGCGACCCTGCCGAGGTACGCAAGGCTGTTGCTTGGGGTGGCGAACAAGGTGCTGGAGATGCGCGCGGAGGATATCATAAGCGAGGATGGGGGGAAGCTGAAGGGGTGCATCAGGAACCTTAAGCGGATGGTCGTGGAGGAGATTAAGATACAGCACACGCTGCAGGAGATCCAGGGGATGATATCTCCCATGCTCGCGCTTTCTGCGAGTAGATTAAAGTGAATTTTTGTTACCTGTTTGGGCTGCCATAAGTGCTCGTGTATGTTCATTTACGCTTCATAGACCATGCTTGCTTGGTGGTGAAATTTTGGCTTGTTTCTACTGAGTGAGATCCTAGTGCCTAGAGACTTTTGATCCGATTGTTCTTCTAGTATGTCCCCTTATTTTGATGATGTTCAGTATCGATCCATGTATCCTGTGCTGATCATCGTGCCAGAGCTAGAATGGTTACATTTATCTGGAAGAAATCGATAGTTTTGCTGTTCCAGAGACTGGAGCTTTTCTTTGTCATTTTTCTTGCAGGCCTGTCTTGATATttttgtgaactttgcaatgaatcGTCAAACGAGTTCTGGACAACGGCAATCCTTCTCCTGTCACAACAAAATTTGCGAAAGTTGGCTGCTTCTTTCGCACTCCTTAACCCATCCCAAAACATGCTACTTTCACCTTGCATCCAGCTATCAGGTATTTTTATTCTTACCTGTTTCAATCCTAAATTCAATGCTCTGCAATTACCACATGGCCATAATCCTGACTTTTGATCGGATTATTTCTCTAGTATGTTTATTTTAATGATATCCAGTTCAAGTGATGTGGTCGCTTATTCCTTGTGCTTCTCATATTTGTGCTTCTCTTCCAGACAAATATAATCAATCATTCAGTTTCTAAGTTTCTAGAGACCCTGTGGCCAGAGCTAAAATGGTCACATTAGTCTGGAAGAAATCGATGGTTTTGCTGTTCCAGAGAGCATTTCTTGCCCTTCCATCAAAATGCTATAACTGCATTAAACTAGATGGTACCTATATATAGTGAGCATTTGTTTTCTTAGCTTGTTGAATCATGTACTTGGAATGACCTGAAGCTCATCTGCATGATACATTGGGTTGTACATGAGAACTGCTGGTTTTATCAACAAAACGTGTATAGAATACTCAAAAGAACCTTGGTGTGTTGTCATGCACTTGGTATGGAACATAATATGTTCAGTAGCTATTAGGTCTTGCTCGCTCTCTGCATAATTCTCTGGTGGACTCTACCAGATTATATAACACTTGCAAAAGATGTTGCTTACAGTACTAGTTGAGCAATGTACTGGAGGCAGCTAGTGCTGTTCGATTCAGTGATTTAATTGATGTTCTGAGAGGCACTAGGCACATGGCAGAAGTTGAGTATGCCAACATACATGCATTGACTCTTGTGCACGTCTACGGAAAGTTGGAAACACTGAAGAGAGGTTtctttcatatatatatatatatactcatGTGTAGTGTATAGCTGTAGAGATTTCAGATTTGTAACAACACCTTGTGCTAAGAGGAATAACATACAACGTTCAAGTTTCCATATTATTTCTGAAACTTAGACCCTGATCTATTAATAATATTCTGATTGACTGCTCGGTTTTTGGTGAAGAGCTTAGTTAGCAACTCCATGATTTTGTGAAAATTTTAGCTTGTGTTTCTGCTAATCGAGTTTTTGAACAGCAGATAGTTCCGAGTTTGGTAGAAATCAAGTTTTCTTTGGATACTGTAAATCATGCATTAGTAGCCAGGTGATGGATACAGCTAGCTTGTGATATTTTAATCTATGTGTTGTGCTGCATGTTGAGTTACATGCATCCTGTATTATTTAAGTTACATGTTAGTCCTGGGTCTCCTGAATCGTGCCTCTGCATAGAGTGCATTCATTACAACTAAAAGTGGCTAGACATTGATTCATTACATTTGGGACTTGAACTATTTGTGTGTTATCCAAGATTGTAAGATTTGAGAAAGTTGGCTGCTTATTTTGTACTCCTTATTCCTTAATCTCTTTTGATCCTTCCCATCCCTCCCTTGGGTAGTGAAACCGTTTTGCTGATTCTTATCTCTTTCGATTCTCAATTCAATGCTCAATGCTCACCACATGACCAGATTTGTAGTTTATCTGCTTGTTTATGAAGTGCCATAATTTACCAGTTGCAGCTTCTTGGCTTAATTATATGGTTGCATTTTCCCTATGATTTATCACTGGACTTGATTTTGTCAAGTGTTGCCTACTTAGTCACTCAACTTATTGTCTGAACTCTGAAGTGTCTAGCAAGTACATAGACATAACTTACCTTTGATCATATTTCATCCACGACAAATTGAATTTAGTGTCATCATATTTCCCCTTCTACTTATTCCAGATCTGATGCTGTTTCTCCTAGTGAATGCTTAAACCCCTTTACCCATTTGTGAATTCTTGGGATATTAGATGGGCTACCTATGAATTATGATTCCCTGAATCTTGTTTTGTCTACAGATAGGAAACCCAAGTTTGAGTTTGAGGAGGTGGAGCCCTCCAGGAAGGGGAGGTATTTGACAAAGAGGCGTTTGAAGCTCCAGAGGAAGTGGGAaaagaggaagaggaaggaggccAATAAAAATGATCCACGGCAATATCAGACCCAAGGGGGAAGAACAAAATAGAAATTTCCTACAGCTGAAGCTCGACTCAAATATAAGATCAAGGTATCGACAAGTCAGCCTTGTTTTCTCTTTTGCTATTTGCTTGGCTTGGTTACTTCCTCACTGAAACATTTTGACAATGTGTGGTTTCCTTGACAAGGAAGTTATTTGCTTGCTTTTTCTATATTAGGTATGGGACTTGCTAATATCAGACCCAAGGAGTACTTTATATTTAGATCGTAAATTGGAAGATGCCTAACATTATAAACCTGAACATGGTTTGACAGTTGACATCCATATGTCAGCACAGTACCGGCAGCCTGTTTCCAGTTCTTATGTCCATATGGTTCTGATCATTAGCCCTCAGGCCGACTCTATATGTGCACATCTTTTCAAGTGCCCACTGATACATGTCTTCTTTTTATCCCCAGGCACTTGAAAAATCCAAATATGAACAATAGCTGGTGACAGTTTGTCGTTTCACTGTAGTATCTGAAAAGGAGCTCGAACTATACTATCGGCATGTTGCACTTCATGGGAAAACACAATCCCAGAATGCTGATCTGGTTCATGGTGGTAGCAAGGAAGCTTCTTCAATCTTCACTAGGAATAGAGGAATTGGATCATGGAAAGGAGCAAGGACCGCATCCGGGCTGTTACGGCCCCTGATGCATCAAGGACAGCGTCCACTGAACAAGAGTCTGACTAGGAGGTGTCAGTTCCTGGAGATGGGGCTCAGTTAACTGAAGAAGGTTCAGAGAAGGAAACTGCCCAGCCCAGCCCAGCCCAGCCCAGCGCGGCCCATACGCACCACCCGCGTGGTTTGGCCCAACCCCAAGGTCACCGGCCCGAACTGGACGCGCCGAGCATAAAGGCGAAGGGTCAGGCACAGGTAGGGTTGTCGTTGGACCAGAACCTGAAGAAAGAATCCCCTTGTCATCTCACCTGCTCCTAATCTGAATTCCTGTCTTCCTCATCCCAGTTCTCCTTGTATCCAGACATGTGTTCCCTGTAGAAACTCTGATCCATGGCAACTTGTGTGCTATCGTGAGTACAAAGGGGTGAGATTTGTGTGTGCTTTCTCTGATATACTGACCTCATGGATGCATATCCGTGCCTGATGAAGAATATGATTCTGGTAATGGATCTGATGTTGATGATGTTGCGAGTGGAGTTGATATATGCGGTTCTGAAGACAGTGCTGTTTCTGATCATGGGGTGAGGTGCAATTGGCTCCTGTGCCTTGTGGAACTCTTGATAACATTGAATTGCTTCAGAGAGTGAGCCACCACTGTCGCGTGCTCTTTCCTGCTGACCAGTCCAGCAGCGCAGTGaaagaaatggagggagagggagagggagagcaGAGGAGCGCCAGAAGAAATTTGCTCAGCAGAGACAGAGCAAATGCCCGTGCCTCCGCCGGGCCTCCACCACAATCGTCTCCTCCGGCGACGGCGATCGCGGCCATGGAATCGTGCGGCGGCGAGGAGGGGTGGAATCGCGAGGCGCCTCTCTGTTGTCCGGGAGACCGGGACCCTCTGGTAGTATACTTCATTGATGGCGGTGAGCCGGTTAATTTTCGACCCAAACTTCATTTATGCTTGAAATGCATAGTGTTATGCGACCTGCCGACCGAGGGTGCAGTTTTCGGACGATTAAACATGGGTCAGAGTGCGGTTTTCTGAGTTGAAAAGCTGACATGGCAAGTGCTTTGCTAACTTGTGCACTTTGGGATGACAGGAAAACAATTCTGGCAGTCAAAGTAAAAGGATTACTATACATGGTGATTTTTTTCTAAATACACGTACCTGCCTTGCTTCGAATAGCAAGCCTTTTAATCCTTTTTTTTCAAGGTATCTGGTTAACACACTCAAATGAAGCCCGCAGCCCGAAGTGCTACTGCAAGGATGATCATTCTTTGATGCATAGCAGTTAACTAGaggttatatatatatatatatatatatatatatatatggggcACCTAATTCGGATCCGACCCGCTAATTCATTTTCCGCTTACAAATAAATAATAGTACCTTTCAAATAATTCACTTTCCTTTTCTACTTGCATGCAATACCATTGATTGTAGATTGGTTTCCAAAAATCTGCATGCTGTTAATTCTCTCATAAACAATTTCTTTCCATAAATAATAGGGTATCATTCAAAATAGGCTGAAACTCGTATTGGGTATGTATATATACCTTAtgattttttaatttttttgcgAATACCCTATGATTTATTCTAGTTATTAGATGTCTTTCCTTAAATACTATAGTATATACCCTATGTTTTATTGTAGGTATTAGATACCTACAAGCATATCTGGTATATTGAAAAGTGGATACTCAAGTTTTCGCAAAAAATAAATTGTGCATAATGAAGATATATCTATAAATACCTCAATGTGAAATTTGTTGGTATATACCCATAAGTGTTATTTCCTTTTTATGAGTGAATACATGTACGTAAACTAAATACCTCGACAAATGATATGTGACGTTTTTGTCGTTATGAACATCCGTACAAcatacatgatggtgatgtatcCGAGGCATAATAATATAGGAATCATACCCAAAAAATATGGCTACATTCTAAAAAAAATATGTATTATACTCACATACTTTGTGGGTATATACCGTAAACACAACTAGGTATCATAGAAAGAGAAACCTTTTTTTGGTATACTCCCAACGAAGACAGAAAGTGGCAAAATCCACTATTTTTTTAAAGGCGCGCTGGCAATACGCGTAAATGTACAGCGTCTATGTATTAATTACTATAAGATTTTCCTAGTGTTTGACACGTACATGGGTCACTAAAATAGGCGGCTTCTTGTATTGTAAGGAAGTGTTGGTGCATGCATCCAAATTAATGCTTACGTCTAAATTAGAGCAAGTAATCACTAATTAACATGTAGTTAAATGGAATTAATTAGGACGTTGCAATAAACTTTCCAAATTGAATACTGCAAACGGTTATACCCGTTAGCGTCTACACCATCCACAACGGCACATATCTTAATGCAATCCAAAGGTAGACAAATAAGGAGTCTGGACACCTAGGTGTCCCAAATTGccgtcatatatatatatatatatatatatatatatatatatatatttatgtGTTGAGCAAATCCATCGGTATAAGAAGCAGTCGTATCCatacacacacaaacacacataAGCTGAGAAATATTGTCTGGTTGTCACCGTGTCAGCAACCTCCAATTTGGCCGACATGAGCACGTCATCTCAATTCCATTCACCGAGTGAAGCCCCGTGATTAGGGGTGCAGAGCGGCGTCCCGCGAAGTCCCGCAAAAGTACCCAACTAGTACAAATTACTCTATACGCATTCTGCTCCAGCTAAAACAGATTTTTCTCGTATTGAACTGGAAGCGGGGCGGATCAGGCACCGCCCTGCATCCCTACCGACAATACAGAAGGTACATTCATGATGCCCAAACAACCTCAATCTCAGATGTTGGTGAGTGCTAGCTCGATTTCTCGTAGGTGCATGTTCCTCGGTTAATTTTATGGTTTCGCCATGATGTCTTCACATGTCAACCTGTGCCAGCTCCCGTCAGATGATGGCAGTGGACCAGAAGGAGGCCAGGCGCGAGCCTTGACATCGTGTCCGTTGAAGGGAAGAGTGCCGGTTCCCGCTCGAGAAGGTATGTAGTCATGGTGTGTGGTGGCGCAGAGGACccaagtgaaggaaatatgccctagaggcaataataaagttattatttatttccttatatcatgataaatatttattattcatgctagaattgtattaaccggaaacataatacatgtgtgaatacatagacaaacagagtgtcactactatgcctctacttgactagctcgctaatcaaagatggttatgttttctaaccatggacaaagagttgttatttgattaacgggatcacatcattagttgaatgatctgattgacatgacccattccattagcttagcacccgatcgtttagtatgttgctattgctttcttcatgacttatacatgttcctatgactatgagattatgcaactcccgtttgccggaggaacactttgtgtgctaccaaacgtcacaacgtaaatgggtgattataaaggagctctacaggtgtctccaagggtagatgttgggttggcgtatttcgagattaggatttgtcactccgaatgtcggagaggtatctctgggccctctcggtaatgcacatcacttaagccttgcaagcattgcaactaatgagttagttgcgggatgatgtattacggaacgagtaaagagacttgccggtaacgagattgaactaggtattggataccgacgatcgaatctcgggcaagtaacataccgatgacaaagggaacaacgtatgttgttatgcggtctgaccgataaagatcttcgtagaatatgtaggagccaatatgggcatccaggtcccgctattggttattgaccggagacgtgtctcggtcatgtctacattgttctcgaaccgtagggtccgcacgcttaaagttacgatgacagttattatgagtttatgcattttgatgtaccgaaggttgttcggagtcccggatgtgatcacggacatgacgaggagtctcgaaatggtcgagacataaacattgatatattggaagcctatgtttggatatcggaagtgttccgggtggaatcgggattttaccggagtatcgggaggttaccggaaccccccgggagccatatgagccttagtgggctttagtggaaaggtgaaaggggcagcccaaggtgggctatgcgcctcccccttccctagtcctattaggactaggagaggtggccggccccccttctctctctccccactcgaggattcctattccaactaggattgggggggggatcctactcccagagggagtaggactctcctggcgcaccaaccatggccggccagcccctccccttggatcctttatatactgaggcaggggacacccctagacacacaagttgatccttgagatcgttccttagccgtgtgcggtgccccctaccaccatattccacctcgatcatatcgttgtagtgcttaggcgaagccctgcgtcggtagaacatcaagatcgtcaccacgccgtcgtgctgacggaactcttccctgacgctttgctggatcggagcccggggatcgtcatcgagctgtacgtgtgctaagaactcggaggtgccggagtaacggtgcttggatcggtcggatcgggaagacgtacgactacttcctctacgttgtgtgatcgcttccgcagtcggtctgcgtgggtacgtagacaacactctcccctctcgttgctgtgcatcaccatgatcttgcgtgtgcgtaggaatttttttgaaattactacgttccccaacagtggcatccgagcctaggttttatggtttgatgttatatgcatgagtagaacacaagtgagttgtgggcgatataagtcatactgcctaccagcatgtcatactttggttcggctgtattgttggacgagacgacccggaccaaccttacgcgtacgcttacgcgtacgcttacgcgagaccagttttcccgacgtgctttgcacacaggtgacttgcgggcgactgtctctccaactttagttgaaccaagtgtggctacgcccggtccttgcgaaggttaaaacggagtctatttgacaaactatcgttgtggttttgatgcgtaggtgagattggttcttgcttaaacccgtagcagccacgtaaaacttgcaacaacaaagtagaggacgtctaacttgtttttgcagggcatgttgtgatgtgatatggtcaaggcatgatgctgattttattgtatgagatgatcatgttttgtaaccgggttatcggcaactggcaggagccatatggttgtcgctttattgtatgcaatgcaatcgcgctgtaatgctttactttatcactaagcggtagcgatagtcgtggaagcataagattggcgagacgacaacgatgctacgatggagatcaaggtgtcgcgccggtgacgatggtgatcatgacggtgcttcggagatggagatcacaggcacaagatgatgatggccatatcatatcacttatattgattgcatgtgatgtttatcttttatgcatcttatcttgctttgattgacggtagcattataagatgatctctcactaaattatcaagaagtgttctccctgagtatgcaccgttgcgaaagttcttcgtgctgagacaccacgtgatgatcgggtgtgata belongs to Triticum urartu cultivar G1812 chromosome 7, Tu2.1, whole genome shotgun sequence and includes:
- the LOC125519401 gene encoding protein SLOW WALKER 1 produces the protein MAADTTKPLFPAAPHTSLLPSHGNANRLSPEAAYWRNFRSSTLDTGSTAFSVTHLAFSPAHARPTLAAAWSSAVHLFAGDPLSPRPKTTVCKDGAAFSPSFRCDGALLAAGDGRGVVRVFRVDKPTAGPLRTLSAHAAQTRVVRYPEAGGDKVHLLTAGDDALLAYWDVPSETPVFTVPAAHRDYIRAGAPSPVDHNLFATGSYDQSVKLWDARTGKAPALSLSHGASVESVLFLPSGGLLATAGGTTVKIWDVIGGGRLVHSVESHVKTIFALALGKMGATGETRLLSAGSDGYVKCFDYGELKMTHSMRYPKELLSVACSPCGTVLVAGSSKGDIFVRRRKKNATEEVEEEVVSSEFAWTMPKPEKQALKPSYYRYFLRGQNEKAKQGDFVISRPKKAKFAEHDKLLRKFRHKDALVSALAKNNPRSVVAVMEELVARRKLVRCIGNLDVAELGLLLDFLHRNATLPRYARLLLGVANKVLEMRAEDIISEDGGKLKGCIRNLKRMVVEEIKIQHTLQEIQGMISPMLALSASRLK